From Anaerolineae bacterium, a single genomic window includes:
- a CDS encoding anti-sigma regulatory factor encodes MANDLLEPVRLPINNLINVVTSRRQGMEMAKKLGFSLPEATKIAVVISELARNITMYAESGIITLIPYNGERKGMKIIAQDKGPGIEDVNRVLAGGYTTSKGLGMGISGSKKIMDEFEIQTVIGGGTTIKAAKWLN; translated from the coding sequence ATGGCAAACGATTTGTTAGAGCCTGTCCGTTTGCCCATCAACAATCTCATCAACGTGGTCACCAGCCGCCGCCAGGGGATGGAGATGGCCAAAAAATTGGGCTTTTCCCTGCCGGAAGCCACCAAGATTGCCGTGGTTATCTCGGAATTGGCTCGCAATATCACCATGTATGCCGAAAGCGGCATTATTACCTTAATTCCGTACAACGGCGAACGCAAGGGCATGAAAATTATCGCTCAGGATAAAGGCCCCGGCATTGAGGATGTAAACCGGGTTTTGGCCGGCGGCTACACTACCTCCAAAGGATTGGGCATGGGCATCTCCGGCTCCAAAAAAATCATGGACGAATTTGAAATTCAAACAGTGATAGGCGGCGGCACCACCATTAAAGCAGCCAAGTGGCTAAATTAA
- a CDS encoding response regulator, with product MSGTIMIVDDAQFMRARLAALLHKQGYHTVEAEDGEAAVQSYRSCQPDAVLMDITMPRKDGLAALAEICRFDPQAKVIMLTALSQQAMVLLAMKAGARDFLVKPYNPERLLRTLKRVLG from the coding sequence ATGTCTGGAACTATAATGATAGTAGACGACGCCCAGTTTATGCGGGCGCGGCTGGCGGCCTTACTTCACAAGCAAGGTTATCACACTGTTGAGGCCGAGGATGGCGAGGCAGCGGTGCAATCTTACCGTTCCTGTCAGCCCGATGCCGTATTGATGGACATTACTATGCCGCGCAAGGATGGCCTGGCTGCCCTGGCCGAAATCTGCCGGTTTGACCCCCAGGCCAAAGTGATTATGCTGACCGCCTTGAGCCAGCAAGCCATGGTTTTGCTGGCCATGAAAGCCGGAGCCAGGGATTTTTTGGTTAAACCCTATAACCCGGAGCGGTTACTAAGAACTTTAAAAAGAGTGTTGGGGTAA
- a CDS encoding chemotaxis protein CheD: MAEKFHTVPIGEMVVSAETDEVLVVYGLGSCVVVCLYDPAVRVGGMLHALLPTSASDNNRAGKPSKFVDQGVPLLIEALTALGAKPERLVAQLCGGIQRLTTPGANGALNIGERNVQAARTALHTVGLEIGAEATGGRTGRTVKLYIATGRVTVHTLGQEEVLISHP; this comes from the coding sequence ATGGCTGAAAAATTTCATACCGTCCCTATTGGCGAGATGGTTGTTAGCGCAGAAACCGACGAGGTGCTGGTGGTTTATGGCCTGGGTTCTTGCGTGGTTGTTTGCCTGTACGACCCCGCAGTTCGGGTAGGGGGCATGCTCCATGCCCTGTTACCCACCTCGGCCTCGGATAACAATAGGGCCGGAAAACCCTCTAAATTTGTAGACCAGGGCGTGCCCCTGTTGATTGAGGCCCTGACTGCTTTGGGCGCAAAACCGGAGCGTCTGGTGGCCCAACTATGCGGCGGCATCCAACGCCTCACTACCCCCGGCGCCAACGGCGCTTTGAACATCGGCGAACGTAATGTGCAGGCGGCCCGGACCGCTCTCCACACAGTCGGCCTGGAAATTGGCGCCGAAGCCACCGGCGGGCGCACCGGCCGCACCGTTAAACTTTATATTGCCACCGGCCGGGTGACCGTGCACACTTTGGGGCAGGAAGAAGTTTTGATCAGTCACCCTTAA
- a CDS encoding chemotaxis protein CheC: MPTKLNAKQINLWSKLISSASPESMLAMAMRHTAHNLADMVDRPISIDNLCIETLPISRLTGYADNPEAETVGIYLLIDEELSGEAMLILSQADAMYLADWLLQARPGTTTRLGELECSALAEFGNLTLSAFLNAVAEFTGTPLRLSPPAVMVDMLATVFEAVAMSAGSTVDELMIVKTEFMNVDSDLSIQFWVMPNPAVYC; this comes from the coding sequence ATGCCCACCAAATTAAACGCCAAGCAAATAAACCTCTGGTCCAAACTCATTAGCAGCGCCTCCCCCGAAAGCATGCTGGCCATGGCCATGCGGCACACGGCCCACAATCTGGCCGATATGGTGGATCGCCCCATCAGCATTGACAATCTGTGCATTGAAACCTTGCCTATCAGCCGCTTGACCGGCTACGCCGACAATCCTGAAGCCGAAACGGTTGGCATTTACCTGCTGATTGACGAGGAGTTATCCGGGGAAGCGATGTTGATTCTATCCCAGGCCGACGCCATGTACCTGGCCGATTGGCTGTTACAGGCGCGGCCCGGCACCACCACCCGCCTCGGCGAGCTGGAATGTTCGGCCCTGGCCGAATTTGGCAATCTGACGCTCTCGGCCTTTCTCAACGCCGTTGCCGAATTTACCGGCACGCCCTTGCGCCTCTCACCGCCGGCGGTGATGGTGGATATGCTGGCCACCGTTTTTGAAGCAGTGGCCATGTCGGCGGGGTCAACCGTTGATGAATTAATGATTGTCAAAACAGAATTCATGAACGTAGACAGCGACCTCTCGATCCAGTTTTGGGTAATGCCCAACCCGGCTGTCTACTGCTAA
- a CDS encoding tetratricopeptide repeat protein, whose protein sequence is MDLQETISPYPYPGHNLPTSQAPEFKIGYGDYLRFRNLVQQYSGLYFPEKKRVDLESGLLRALDESPFMPINGYYDLNSYYHLLADPTDPAGQVEMNRLIKNLAVGETHFFRDQPQFDALANHILPALIARKRAEAAVVGPGLQPQLRIWSAGCATGEEPYSIAILLKELIPDLDDWRILILATDLNQEALTRAREAVYSDWSFRELRAKMFRPRYFSQESRPGMLPDGFHSPFSRLRYRLRRDIRQMVTFAPLNLAEDDYPAVHNYAYSMDLILCRNVTIYFTEKTTRQIIARFYNTLVEGGWLVVGHSEPCLVIYRDFHAVSFPGALFYQKTGRPAPWPETWEWLDRDEEAEELSPHLKNRSCPNLSTEQFPSAITPSIETDIILPPPDSGPPPPSDISLSPDPGPDSSASPSLSEPDSYQKAQALLNRGYIKEAIAELNRKLTITPDFAPAYTLLGRAYANMGRWAEARQWCQNAIVLDNLQAEAYFVLAQVHQHQNDLEPAINILKKAIYLERGEPLFHFTLASLYKKSGDLPRAQQSFKNSLRILEKWPPQQMVPDTGGATARHLLEIIRWNLDNLTVNITPGPTGLPDL, encoded by the coding sequence ATGGACTTGCAAGAAACCATTTCTCCTTACCCCTACCCTGGCCACAACCTCCCCACCAGTCAGGCGCCGGAGTTTAAAATTGGCTATGGCGATTACCTGCGCTTTCGCAACCTGGTACAGCAATATAGCGGCCTGTATTTTCCCGAAAAAAAACGGGTTGATTTAGAATCGGGCCTGCTCCGGGCGCTGGACGAGTCCCCCTTTATGCCCATCAACGGCTACTATGATTTAAATAGCTATTACCATCTGCTGGCCGACCCAACCGATCCCGCCGGTCAGGTTGAGATGAATCGCCTGATCAAAAATTTGGCCGTAGGTGAAACCCACTTCTTCCGCGATCAGCCCCAGTTTGATGCCCTGGCCAACCACATCTTGCCGGCGCTCATTGCCCGCAAGCGGGCCGAGGCGGCTGTGGTTGGCCCTGGCCTCCAGCCGCAACTTAGAATTTGGAGCGCCGGCTGCGCCACCGGCGAGGAGCCTTACTCTATTGCTATTTTATTAAAAGAATTGATTCCCGATCTCGATGATTGGCGCATCCTCATCCTGGCCACCGACCTTAATCAAGAGGCCCTGACCCGCGCCCGCGAAGCCGTCTATAGCGATTGGTCGTTCCGCGAACTCAGGGCCAAAATGTTCCGCCCACGTTATTTTAGCCAGGAGTCGAGGCCAGGGATGCTGCCGGACGGATTTCACTCTCCCTTTTCGCGGCTGCGCTATCGCCTGCGCCGCGACATCCGGCAGATGGTCACCTTTGCCCCCCTTAACCTGGCCGAAGATGATTATCCCGCCGTGCATAACTATGCCTACAGTATGGACCTTATTCTCTGCCGGAATGTCACCATTTACTTTACCGAAAAAACCACCCGGCAGATCATCGCCCGTTTTTATAATACCCTGGTTGAGGGCGGCTGGTTGGTGGTTGGCCACTCCGAACCCTGCCTGGTGATTTACCGGGATTTTCACGCGGTCAGTTTTCCCGGCGCGTTGTTTTATCAAAAAACCGGCCGGCCTGCTCCCTGGCCTGAAACCTGGGAATGGTTAGACCGAGATGAGGAAGCAGAGGAGCTTTCCCCCCACTTAAAAAACAGATCCTGCCCAAATTTGTCAACGGAACAATTCCCTTCCGCTATCACTCCTTCCATCGAAACCGACATCATCCTGCCCCCCCCAGATTCCGGACCGCCCCCTCCATCTGATATATCTTTATCACCAGATCCCGGGCCTGATTCCTCTGCTTCCCCATCTTTGTCTGAGCCGGACTCTTACCAAAAAGCCCAGGCTCTGTTGAACCGGGGCTATATCAAAGAAGCCATTGCCGAATTGAACCGCAAATTGACCATTACGCCCGATTTTGCGCCGGCCTATACTCTGCTGGGGCGGGCTTATGCCAACATGGGCCGCTGGGCCGAAGCCCGGCAGTGGTGCCAAAATGCCATTGTGCTGGACAACCTGCAAGCCGAAGCTTACTTTGTACTGGCCCAGGTTCACCAACACCAGAACGACCTTGAGCCGGCCATTAATATCCTCAAAAAAGCCATCTACCTTGAACGGGGCGAACCGCTGTTTCACTTTACCCTGGCCTCCCTTTACAAAAAATCAGGAGACCTGCCCAGAGCGCAGCAATCCTTCAAAAACAGCCTCAGAATTTTGGAAAAGTGGCCGCCCCAACAAATGGTGCCCGATACCGGCGGAGCCACTGCCAGGCATCTATTAGAGATTATCCGGTGGAATTTAGACAACTTAACCGTTAATATTACCCCAGGCCCTACAGGTCTCCCAGACCTCTAG